The following coding sequences lie in one Eschrichtius robustus isolate mEscRob2 chromosome 17, mEscRob2.pri, whole genome shotgun sequence genomic window:
- the HGH1 gene encoding protein HGH1 homolog isoform X1, whose amino-acid sequence MREDEGDVGGSAGGLVSVGSPMLEAGPKAEAAKLLPFLALGARADLQAAAAQHVLALTGSGPGRTMLAGQAALLRALVELAVAPAPAPARDAARALVNLSADPGLHEPLLAAEPGLPARLLGCALDPQWPWAEEAAAVLANLSREPVPCTALMAALAAAEPGESGLERLVRALCTPGYNARAPLHYLGPMLSNLSQRPATRAFLLDPDRCVVQRLLPLTQYPDSSVRRGGVVGTLRNCCFEHRHHEWLLGPEVDILPFLLLPLAGPEDFSEEEMERLPVDLQYLPQDKQRDPDADIRKMLIEAIMLLTATAPGRKQVRDQGAYLILRELHNWEPEPDVRVTCEKLIQVLIGDEPEHGMENLLEVKVPEDVERQLQQQDRQEQEQCERVQQALELAPETQAEALSLVGLPEPQLPRTSRLPS is encoded by the exons ATGCGGGAGGACGAAGGGGACGTGGGCGGGTCAGCCGGTGGCCTCGTCTCCGTAGGGTCGCCGATGCTGGAAGCCGGCCCGAAGGCGGAGGCGGCGAAGCTGCTGCCCTTCCTGGCGCTCGGGGCGCGGGCTGACCTGCAGGCGGCGGCGGCGCAGCATGTGCTGGCGCTGACCGGCTCGGGGCCCGGCCGCACAAtgctggccggccaggcggcacTGCTGCGGGCTCTGGTCGAGCTGGCGGTGGCCCCTGCTCCCGCCCCGGCCCGAGACGCCGCTCGCGCGCTAGTCAATCTGTCCGCCGACCCCGGCCTGCACGAGCCGCTGCTGGCGGCCGAGCCTGGACTACCTGCCCGCCTGCTGGGCTGCGCGTTGGACCCACAGTGGCCCTGGGCCGAGGAGGCGGCCGCCGTGCTGGCTAACCTCAGCCGCGAGCCGGTGCCATGTACTGCGCTGATGGCGGCGCTGGCGGCCGCTGAGCCCGGGGAGTCGGGCCTGGAGCGGCTGGTGCGCGCGCTGTGCACTCCCGGCTACAACGCCCGCGCGCCCCTGCACTACTTGGGGCCAATGCTCTCCAACCTCAGCCAGCGTCCTGCGACGCGCGCTTTCCTGCTGGACCCCGACAG GTGCGTGGTCCAGCGGCTGCTGCCCCTTACCCAATACCCGGACTCCTCGGTGCGGAGGGGCGGGGTGGTGGGGACACTGCGAAACTGCTGCTTCGAGCACC GACACCATGAGTGGTTGCTTGGGCCTGAGGTGGACATTCTCCCCTTCTTGCTACTGCCCCTGGCTGGGCCTGAGGACTTCTCCGAGGAGGAGATGGAGC GGCTGCCCGTTGACCTGCAATACCTGCCACAAGACAAGCAGCGAGATCCTGATGCCGACATCCGCAAGATGCTCATTGAGGCCATCATGCTG CTGACGGCCACGGCACCTGGTCGGAAGCAGGTGAGGGACCAGGGAGCCTACTTGATCCTGCGCGAGCTGCACAACTGGGAGCCAGAGCCCGATGTGCGCGTGACTTGTGAGAAACTCATCCAG GTTCTTATTGGGGATGAGCCAGAGCATGGCATGGAAAACCTGCTGGAGGTGAAAGTACCTGAGGATGTTGAGCGACAGCTGCAGCAGCAGGACCGCCAGGAGCAGGAACAGTGCGAGCGGGTGCAGCAGGCGCTGGAGCTGGCCCCAGAGACACAGGCAGAG GCCCTCTCCTTGGTCGGcttgcctgagcctcagctccccagAACCTCTCGCCTACCAAGCTGA
- the LOC137751081 gene encoding LOW QUALITY PROTEIN: testis-specific serine/threonine-protein kinase 5-like (The sequence of the model RefSeq protein was modified relative to this genomic sequence to represent the inferred CDS: substituted 1 base at 1 genomic stop codon), with translation MCRSSSIPSILRLFLQREHPMDWIPAGTSPVHRHCQDGSPPATVPSSSQKRDDGLGLSCVVWKGGIAWPCGELDGPNPFRSALTSRRPDQTFMDQRAFTEQVCECRDNGYLPSSKKIGSGAFSKVYLAYATQERIQHNSKLASDLRGKRHTTVAIKMVSTAEASVEFSCKFLPREISSLNATYKHLNVVQLYETYQNSWRAYLVLELAARGDLLEHINAVSDHCRCPGLEQEEARRLFWQLVSAVAHCHNSGIPRRDLKCENILLDDRGFLKLSDFGSANRSGLXNSLLSTFCGSVAYTALEVLTSKKYSGGQAAPWSLGVILYATVTRKLPFKEHQPHRMLHLMRRGPTLRPGLSPGRILEPSPAECQDLIRGLLQLRPRARLRLQQVAARHWMLPAAHALFPHSARRPHSRCCMPTSSVAEKPEESQLPTSPDNVQPSADSDPPRPHLHLRRPQQQGTPPPP, from the exons ATGTGTCGCAGCAGTTCAATTCCAAGCATTCTAAGGCTCTTCCTGCAGCGGGAGCACCCCATGGACTGGATCCCAGCGGGGACAAGTCCAGTCCACAGACACTGCCAGGACGGCAGCCCCCCAGCCACTGTGCCGTCCAGCTCACAGAAGAGAGACGACGGCTTGGGCCTCAGCTGTGTCGTCTGGAAAGGGGGCATCGCTTG GCCCTGCGGTGAGCTGGATGGCCCCAACCCCTTCCGCAGTGCCCTGACCTCCAGAAGGCCAGACCAGACCTTCATGGACCAGAGAGCCTTCACGGAGCAGGTCTGCGAATGCAGGGACAACGGCTACCTGCCTTCCTCCAAGAAGATCGGCTCTGGGGCCTTCTCCAAAGTCTACCTGGCCTATGCCACGCAGGAGCGCATACAGCACAACTCCAAGCTGGCCTCTGACTTGCGGGGCAAGCGCCACACCACG GTGGCTATCAAGATGGTCTCCACCGCTGAGGCCTCTGTGGAGTTCTCCTGCAAGTTCCTGCCCCGTGAGATCTCGTCACTCAATGCTACCTACAAGCACCTGAACGTG GTGCAGCTCTACGAGACCTACCAGAACAGCTGGCGCGCCTACTTGGTGCTGGAGCTGGCGGCCCGTGGTGACCTGCTGGAGCACATCAATGCCGTGTCCGACCACTGCCGCTGCCcggggctggagcaggaggaggCCCGCAGGCTGTTCTGGCAGCTGGTCAGTGCCGTGGCGCACTGCCACAACTCAGGCAT CCCACGCAGGGACCTAAAGTGTGAGAACATCCTGCTAGATGACCGAGGCTTCCTAAAGCTGAGCG ACTTCGGCTCTGCCAATCGGTCGGGGCTATAGAACTCGCTGCTGAGCACCTTCTGCGGCTCTGTGGCCTACACAGCCCTGGAGGTCCTCACGAGCAAGAAGTACAGCGGGGGGCAGGCTGCCCCGTGGAGCCT AGGTGTCATCCTCTACGCCACGGTGACCAGGAAGCTGCCCTTCAAGGAGCATCAGCCCCACCGCATGCTGCACCTGATGCGCCGGGGCCCCACCTTACGGCCAGGCCTGTCCCCAG GCCGCATCCTTGAGCCCTCACCCGCGGAGTGCCAGGACCTGATCCGAGGCCTGCTCCAGCTGCGCCCGCGAGCGCGCCTGCGCCTGCAGCAGGTGGCCGCGCGCCACTGGATGCTGCCCGCCGCGCATGCGCTCTTCCCGCACAGTGCTCGGCGGCCTCACTCCAGGTGCTGCATGCCCACCAGT TCGGTTGCAGAGAAGCCTGAGGAGTCCCAGCTCCCAACGTCCCCAGACAACGTGCAGCCCAGCGCGGACTCAGATCCCCCAAGGCCGCACCTGCACCTGCGGCGACCCCAGCAAcagggcacccccccccccccttga
- the HGH1 gene encoding protein HGH1 homolog isoform X2, producing MREDEGDVGGSAGGLVSVGSPMLEAGPKAEAAKLLPFLALGARADLQAAAAQHVLALTGSGPGRTMLAGQAALLRALVELAVAPAPAPARDAARALVNLSADPGLHEPLLAAEPGLPARLLGCALDPQWPWAEEAAAVLANLSREPVPCTALMAALAAAEPGESGLERLVRALCTPGYNARAPLHYLGPMLSNLSQRPATRAFLLDPDRCVVQRLLPLTQYPDSSVRRGGVVGTLRNCCFEHRHHEWLLGPEVDILPFLLLPLAGPEDFSEEEMERLPVDLQYLPQDKQRDPDADIRKMLIEAIMLLTATAPGRKQVRDQGAYLILRELHNWEPEPDVRVTCEKLIQVLIGDEPEHGMENLLEVKVPEDVERQLQQQDRQEQEQCERVQQALELAPETQAELGPLLGRLA from the exons ATGCGGGAGGACGAAGGGGACGTGGGCGGGTCAGCCGGTGGCCTCGTCTCCGTAGGGTCGCCGATGCTGGAAGCCGGCCCGAAGGCGGAGGCGGCGAAGCTGCTGCCCTTCCTGGCGCTCGGGGCGCGGGCTGACCTGCAGGCGGCGGCGGCGCAGCATGTGCTGGCGCTGACCGGCTCGGGGCCCGGCCGCACAAtgctggccggccaggcggcacTGCTGCGGGCTCTGGTCGAGCTGGCGGTGGCCCCTGCTCCCGCCCCGGCCCGAGACGCCGCTCGCGCGCTAGTCAATCTGTCCGCCGACCCCGGCCTGCACGAGCCGCTGCTGGCGGCCGAGCCTGGACTACCTGCCCGCCTGCTGGGCTGCGCGTTGGACCCACAGTGGCCCTGGGCCGAGGAGGCGGCCGCCGTGCTGGCTAACCTCAGCCGCGAGCCGGTGCCATGTACTGCGCTGATGGCGGCGCTGGCGGCCGCTGAGCCCGGGGAGTCGGGCCTGGAGCGGCTGGTGCGCGCGCTGTGCACTCCCGGCTACAACGCCCGCGCGCCCCTGCACTACTTGGGGCCAATGCTCTCCAACCTCAGCCAGCGTCCTGCGACGCGCGCTTTCCTGCTGGACCCCGACAG GTGCGTGGTCCAGCGGCTGCTGCCCCTTACCCAATACCCGGACTCCTCGGTGCGGAGGGGCGGGGTGGTGGGGACACTGCGAAACTGCTGCTTCGAGCACC GACACCATGAGTGGTTGCTTGGGCCTGAGGTGGACATTCTCCCCTTCTTGCTACTGCCCCTGGCTGGGCCTGAGGACTTCTCCGAGGAGGAGATGGAGC GGCTGCCCGTTGACCTGCAATACCTGCCACAAGACAAGCAGCGAGATCCTGATGCCGACATCCGCAAGATGCTCATTGAGGCCATCATGCTG CTGACGGCCACGGCACCTGGTCGGAAGCAGGTGAGGGACCAGGGAGCCTACTTGATCCTGCGCGAGCTGCACAACTGGGAGCCAGAGCCCGATGTGCGCGTGACTTGTGAGAAACTCATCCAG GTTCTTATTGGGGATGAGCCAGAGCATGGCATGGAAAACCTGCTGGAGGTGAAAGTACCTGAGGATGTTGAGCGACAGCTGCAGCAGCAGGACCGCCAGGAGCAGGAACAGTGCGAGCGGGTGCAGCAGGCGCTGGAGCTGGCCCCAGAGACACAGGCAGAG CTAGGCCCTCTCCTTGGTCGGcttgcctga